The Acidobacteriota bacterium genome segment GTCATGATCTCGACACGGTTTCGCTCCGCTATTTTAATGTCTTTGGACCGCGACAAGATCCAACCAGCCAGTATTCGGGTGTGATTGCCAAATTCACCGACATCATGCCACGTGGCATCCGTCCAGTGATTTTTGGAGACGGCGAACAATCCCGTGATTTCTGCTTCGTCAAAAATGTCGTCCACGCCAATTCGCTCGCAATGGATTGCCCCGAACGGTTAGGTGGAGAAGTCATCAACATCGGCTGTGGTGGCCGCATTACCTTAAATGAACTGGTTGTCATCCTGAACCGGATTTTTGGAACCGATCACACGCCGATTTATGAATCAACCCGGGCGGGTGACGTCCGCCATTCGCTGGCATCAATTGCCAAAGCCAAAGCGCTGATTGGATATGAGCCGCTGATTCAGGTTGAGGAAGGGCTGAGGCGGACAATTGAGTATCAGATACCTCAGTGAAAATGGTGTAAAATCTGAGGGGAAATATAACCAACCAGCGAATAAGTGGTTTTCTGTCCGAAAAAGTGATTATACTTTCTGTATCTGATTGATTCTTAAAAATTTCTTCAAGCAATGATGATAGGGATTGACAGTTAAAAATAAATTGTCAATGATTGGGTTTATCCAGATCCCATCTGGATTCTTCTTGCTTTCATTTTCAAAATCAAAACCAAACTTGTTGAGGTGCACGAAACGATTGTTGTGTGCCTACGTGTCATTCTCACACCTCAGAAGTAAGGATCAGAGGATATGGTGGATGAGTCAGTCCTGCTTGAAACTTTGAATCAGCTTACTGAAGTTCAACTGCATGGGATCATTGTGTCAGTTGGCATGCCCCAATCTGAACAGCGCGGTTCTTCTGCTCAGAAGGGAGAAAGAGTGATTGCCTTATTGAATTGGGCGAAAAGTCCGAATGGGTGTGGATTGGGGAAAATTGAAGCTGAACTGAAAAAGCTTGTCTCCTCACCAAAAGAAACCTCACCCCGAGTTCCCCCTGAACCACGCCGTCACTTTTTGTTGATTGAAATTCCTCCCCCTATGTCTCCACGGAGAAAATATCCAGATCAAATAGAGTTTTGGTTCTTTCACGATGATGAGCCTGGATTGAGCGATATAAGGCCCTGTGAACCTTCACTGAAAGGTGTTCAAGCTGCGGTAATTGGACTTTTGAATCAACTTTTAGCTGGGGATTTGAAAACAAAGGTAAATGTTCAAAATTTATTTCTGGAGTTTCTCATTCCTATTCAATACTTCTCCTGGGGAATTGATCAATGGTCGTATCGAGAGGCTGAATTGGGAGCTTATCATTCCGTCGTTCTCCGCTGGCGTGATAGAACAACGGCCAAACAGAACCCCGAAGGTTGTCAGGTTTGGAGCACGGTTGCGAACAAAATTAAAACTTGCCCTGAGTTGTGCCAAACTCCAACTGTGTTTTGGCTTCCAGATGAACACTTTTCGTCACCAAAAAAACTGGTTGTCCACCTCGTTCAAAAACTTTATGGAGCATGCGTCGGGTTTTCGGTAGTTCCAGATCTGACAAAAGAGTCAGTTGAAGGGAAGCTGCTTCTCACCTGTCTTCAAAATGGCGTTCCGTTTGCCCTTTGGTCACGGGAACAAAAAGATTGGGTTGTTTTCAGAGAGCATCTTGGAGAACTTGTGAAAGGCGGTACATTGGAGGAACTTCCGCTCCGAATCCGTGAGTTGCGTGAAAATGCGATGGACAATCCAACTCATCATGGATCCGCATTGACATTCTTATGGGACGATCCACGACGAAATCCCATGGCCCATAAATTTATCCCGTTCAGGTAAGGAAGCGCATTATGCAACACGACTGGAAGATATTTACCGGCAGTGGTCACCCTACGGACGCCATCAATCGCCTCCCGGAGCCGCCACCGTGGCGACAGTTCAAAGGCAAAGTCGTCAAAGAGCGAAACTTCCCAAAAACAGAAAAATCAGTTTCATCTGAACTGATTGAGCGAGGCAAAACATTTCTGGCAAACGATCAGATAGTTGAAATGGTCAATGCGGCGTTGTATCTGCGCCGACCCTTGCTGGTGACCGGGAAGCCCGGTACTGGAAAATCTTCGCTCATTTATCGGGTCGCCTACGAACTGATGCTGGGCGAAGTGCTTGAATGGCCGATTACATCAAGAACAACGCTCCAACAGGGGCTGTATCAGTACGATGCCATTGGACGGCTCCAGGAGTCGCAACTCAAAGGGCAAACACCTGACATTGGTAAGTACCTCAAACTTGGGGCGCTTGGGACGGCACTCCTTCCAACCGCTCGTCCCCGCGCTTTGCTGATTGACGAAATTGACAAAGCTGACCTGGATCTTCCGAATGACCTGCTGAACATTTTTGAAAAGGGTGAATTTCGGATTCCTGAACTTGAACGACTTGACCAGCAAACTGTCGAAATCAGAGACCAGACTGGTGAACTCTTCCCCATTACAAACGGGTACATCCGATGTTCTCAATTTCCATTTGTCGTTATGACCAGC includes the following:
- a CDS encoding MoxR family ATPase, with the translated sequence MQHDWKIFTGSGHPTDAINRLPEPPPWRQFKGKVVKERNFPKTEKSVSSELIERGKTFLANDQIVEMVNAALYLRRPLLVTGKPGTGKSSLIYRVAYELMLGEVLEWPITSRTTLQQGLYQYDAIGRLQESQLKGQTPDIGKYLKLGALGTALLPTARPRALLIDEIDKADLDLPNDLLNIFEKGEFRIPELERLDQQTVEIRDQTGELFPITNGYIRCSQFPFVVMTSNGERDFPAPLLRRCLQLTLGEPDLNQLELIVEAHLGANIARESRVHIQTFLNQRDTEALATDQLLNALFLVIGRSGIQEADRPRLIKELFQSLTTMETP